In one Salvelinus sp. IW2-2015 linkage group LG26, ASM291031v2, whole genome shotgun sequence genomic region, the following are encoded:
- the LOC111952480 gene encoding suppressor of tumorigenicity 7 protein homolog isoform X7, with product MEVSMFLNTLTPKFYVALTGTSSLISGLILIFEWWYFSKYGTSFIEQVSVSHLRPLLGGVDNSSPTNSSTSNGDADSNRQSVSECKVWRNPLNLFRGAEYNRYTWVTGREPLTYYDMNLSAQDHQTFFTCDSDHLRPADAIMQKAWRERNPQARISAAHEALELEDCATAYILLAEEEATTIVEAEKLFKQAVKAGEGCYRRSQQLQHHGAQYEAQHRRDTNVLVYIKRRLAMCSRKLGRTREAVKMMRDLMKEFPLLSMFNIHENLLESLLELQNYADVQAVLAKYDDISLPKSATICYTAALLKARAVSDKFSPEAASRRGLSTAEMNAVEAIHRAVEFNPHVPKYLLEMKSLILPPEHILKRGDSEAIAYAFFHLQHWKRVEGALNLLHCTWEGTFRMIPYPLEKGHLFYPYPICTETADRELLPTVFHEVSVYPKKELPFFILFTAGLCSFTAMLALLTHQFPELMGVFAKAFLSTLFAPLNFIMEKVESILPSSLWHQLTRI from the exons ATGGAAG TAAGCATGTTTCTGAACACCCTAACCCCCAAGTTCTACGTGGCTCTGACGGGGACCTCCTCCTTGATATCTGGACTCATACTG ATATTTGAGTGGTGGTACTTCAGYAAGTACGGTACTTCCTTCATCGAGCAGGTGTCAGTGAGCCACCTGCGCCCTCTGCTGGGCGGCGTGGACAACAGCTCCCCAACCAACTCCAGCACCAGTAACGGAGACGCAGACTCCAACCGACAGAGTGTGTCCG AATGTAAAGTATGGCGAAATCCACTGAATTTATTTAGAGGGGCGGAGTATAACCG GTATACGTGGGTGACGGGCCGAGAGCCACTCACGTACTACGACATGAATCTCTCGGCACAAGACCACCAGACCTTCTTCACATGTGACTCGGACCACCTCCGGCCAGCTGACGCCA TAATGCAGAAAgcgtggagagagaggaacccaCAGGCACGCATCTCCGCCGCACACGAAGCCCTTGAACTAGAGGA cTGTGCGACAGCATACATCCTGCTGGCAGAGGAGGAGGCTACCACCATCGTGGAGGCAGAGAAGCTCTTCAAACAGGCCGTGAAGGCAGGAGAAGGTTGCTACAGACGCAGCCAACAGCTTCAACACCACGGAGCGCAGTATGAGGCACAGCACA GAAGGGACACCAATGTTCTGGTGTACATTAAGAGGAGACTGGCCATGTGTTCTAGAAAGCTGGGACGAACCAGAGAAGCTGTCAAAATGATGAGAGAC TTAATGAAGGAGTTCCCTCTCCTCAGTATGTTCAATATCCATGAGAACCTGCTGGAGTCGCTGCTAGAGCTACAGAACTACGCAGACGTACAGGCCGTACTAGCCAAGTACGacg ATATTAGTTTACCCAAATCTGCAACAATATGCTACACAGCAGCTTTGCTCAAAGCCAGGGCGGTATCGGACAA GTTTTCTCCAGAGGCAGCGTCGAGGCGAGGGTTGAGTACAGCAGAGATGAATGCTGTAGAAGCCATACACAGAGCTGTGGAGTTCAACCCACACGTCCCCAAA TACCTGTTAGAAATGAAAAGTTTAATACTGCCCCCAGAGCACATTCTGAAGCGAGGGGACAGTGAGGCCATAGCCTACGCCTTCTTTCACCTGCAGCACTGGAAGAGGGTGGAGGGGGCCCTTAACCTGCTCCACTGTACCTGGGAGGGCa CTTTTAGAATGATCCCGTACCCTCTGGAGAAAGGCCACCTCTTCTACCCATACCCCATCTGCACCGAGACCGCAGACAGAGAGCTGTTACCAA CAGTGTTTCATGAGGTGTCGGTGTACCCTAAGAAGGAACTGCCATTCTTCATCTTGTTCACGGCTGGTCTCTGCTCCTTCACCGCCATGCTGGCCCTCCTCACACACCAGTTCCCCGAGCTCATGGGAGTCTTCGCTAAAGCT TTTCTTAGCACCCTGTTTGCTCCTCTGAACTTCATCAtggagaaagtggagagcatcCTGCCATCCAGTCTGTGGCACCAGCTCACACGCATCTGA